The Coffea arabica cultivar ET-39 chromosome 2c, Coffea Arabica ET-39 HiFi, whole genome shotgun sequence genome includes the window TGAGTGTACCATTTGTTTAGCCTTGGCATTTTTAAGATGTAACATTTGCCACATTTGTTTTAGTTGAAAATTTGGGAACTAATCTAAAATTAGGGCTGTATCTCAACACACtaattttggaatggaacagtCGAAAATCCAATTAAAAGGTAATCAATCTTTTTGAAacgaaatttattttattttatttcaaatttttgtcaaaatgcGTGGTCATGAAGAAACACTACTGTGATTGttgattccaaaaaaaaaaataaaaatgacacTATGTTTGACATAATGGTTACTAATTTACAATCCGACCAGTCAACGCAAAAGTCAGTGGCAGCCACAAAAAGATAGTTGAATTTTGACCGGCAAAGCGGAAGCCGGGGGGAGCACTTGGGTTTATCCTTAAATCACTTGTCAATTAGGCCTTTTGACCATATTTCCTGCGACATTATTCAGTGTCTGAATgcaattattcttttatatctTCTGATTGCAGTTAATGTTCCTTCTCGTATCTCAAACGTCAAAACCATCTAGAAGGCCACAGTTTCCCCAAACCCTTTGCTTTCTCGACTAAAATTTGAGATCCAAATAGGTCCTGAGCCAACATATTCCGGGTTGGAAAAACTAGTCCTGCCTACTCCAGCATCTCAAGAATCCACGGGGTATTAGAGACACGTTGGGAAACAATTTGCATCCCAAAGCATTCATTGACAGATCAAGCAGACGGCAACAACATGGTCGATGTAACTGAAGACCGCCATCATTAACTGAGTCATGATTTTCCAATGGCATGATGGGGCTTTGACGTCATCAAATATGCATCAGATTTTACATATCCCATGACACAAAGGCCGTTTCATGAAGCATTAAACATGGAAGGGGAATTAGTGAGGAGAGGAAGATTAGGGATACCCCGAGTCATTTGTAACATTagtggaaacaaaaaaaaaaaatgaattacaGGCACAAATAAATAATGGCACTATTGAAACAATGAATTAATGATGATGATCATTATAGCCTGCAGAGACTAAGAACTACAGTGTGTGAATCTGAGTGATCGGACAAACTAAGGCTACGCTTTATGATGCCGTCTTCTGCTGTATCGCCGCCGCCTTCTTTGGCTTCCTTTATATGGATCCACCCAGTATCTGTCCTCTTTAATGGCTCGCTCCCACCGATCTTCAAATGTCTGAAGCTCTGATGTTGATTGCCTCCTAACCTGCACAAGGTGCAAAAGAAGAATGATAGCGTTAGGGGGGCATGAATCTTTTATTCTATCGAAAAGCACTTCATGGTAATGTGTATGATCTTAAGGTCTTTTTCTCTAGACAGATCTACAAGGTTCAAGAGAAACAGGAATACAACTGATGAAAGCAGCACATCAGTGATCCAGTGCCTCACCTCAGATCGTACATCAACTTCATGCCtctgagattaaaaaaaaaagaaccgaTGTGTAAATGCAAGATAAAGAAGCAAGGAACGAGGGACAAGATAAAGAAGCAACCATAAGATAAAGTCTATACCTTTGTTGACCCTCCAGCAATTGAGGTCTGCACAAAGATCAAACATTGTCAATGGATGTCAATGTTTTATTATCATTACCTTGTCATCAACTTGTTAAAAAGCACCGAGACAGAGGAGCATACATGGTAAGCAAATCAGGCACAGATCCAAGACCTGAAATCGTAAGCTCCTCCCGACCAAAAACCTAGCACTGAGTTGCGAGCAAAAACTAGGTGCACTACCAATATGTCAAAATTCTTCAATGCATATACAAGCAACTTCAGGATCAGGAAAAGTAATCTTTTGGTTCAGTGCCTTGGTTTTTCTGAAATAAGGCTTCTTGCAGCTATTGGCTTTATATAGCTTTGTTTCCCAAGTAATTGAAGATTTCTCTTCCTTAATACGTGACGAAGCAAAAATTATGTAAGCGTTAGAAGTTATTTAATGGAACCCTCGTATCCTTAGCAGCTACTTAATATTGACATTATATCTATTTCAACTGCTAGCTCAACCATCTGAAACTATCTGTCTTATCAAAGATACATAGGTGGGGGTAGGTTAATCAGCCCAACAGTGCTTTGAGAAACTAAGTTTTGAACAAGAGTCCCCTCACATGCAGGCCACGACTACATAGATGTGGGAGTTGGATTCATATATTTGGCATATTTCAATTATTCAGTCAACCACCTCCTCTGTACAGCAACCATAAGAGTGTGTTCACTTACTGGAGTTAGTAGCAACTGCTAGagtgttttcacttttgttgAAGTTAGTAGCAATATACAAAAAGGAAACTGCAAATCAGTCAAATAGCCAGCAACTTTGATGATAGATGGTGGCGAACTAAAGGCTTAATAATCGAGTGAAAACTTAAGTACAAGAATTATCCTAAAACATGCAGGCAGTTTAATTCCACTAGGTCATTATAAGGCTAACACTTAAAGCCTTGTGCCTCGTGGAATTTGATCTTTGATGGTATCTGTTTTTCTGTATGGTGGCTGGCTATTTTATAATTGAGGGCAGGTATGCAAATCTTCAGGGGCTATTTACCAAGAATTCATTTTTAGAAGAACGTCAAAAAATATTGTCCTTTTAATTCATTTTCCATAAAACGTGGAAATCGATTTCTCTAAAATCAACTTTCCAAAGCCCATTTTAAAGAAATCAACTTATCTAGGAGTCTCCATTCCTTACTTCCAAATTCTATTCCTTCTTCCTCCACCATAGTTGGCCAGTCTCATTACCTCAAACCCTCCGTTGTCTATTGTCATACTCATTATTGCAGCAGACTCTTTGTAAAGACAGGTGGATTGATAAACTACTGCATATGCTTGCACTAATGGGTGCAGGTTTTACCACCCTGATCCAGCTTTTTGGCTAATGCTGTATAAAACAATGGTCATTGAAATTGGGATTTGGTACAAAAAGGTAAGAAAAGAACCTGGAAATAATGGAGGTCATGCTAGACCCAGAAACATCAAGCGAAGACTTTGTCTTTGTAAAATTCTGAAGTGATTTTAAAGTTTAAATGGCCACATAGTATCTATATATTATTCATTCAGAGAGGATTTTGCAGTGGAACGAGTACCAAGCATCAAAGATCAGGAATCCGGAAAACAATGTgcccctcttcttcttcttctcgcCACAGGGATATTGCAGTCTATCTTGTTTCATAAAACTTTTAAGGTCAAAATCCACTTCTCTGTTTTTAAACAAGGCTGAATTTTAACAGAAGTTGAGGCCGGGTTCTCCAAGATAGCCTCTAAGGTGATTTTTGCATAgattaaaaaaaggaaatattTCTTTAATTGCGATTCAAAACCAAAATGTTAAAGGCATATAACCCAAATTACCAGAATCCAACaaaaacattttaaacattttaaggaaaaataaaaagacagAAAACTTAAAGCTTTTCATTAGCTGCAATTTAAACATCTAAGAAGTGAAATATCAATAATGAAGTAGCTTATCAAGGACCAAAACTTCCGCCCCCTAAACAGAATTAGAAAAGTTAGTGACTTAGTATTGATGTGAGCTGTAGCATGTAAAATGGTCGCATATGTGTAGCCATGCCATGAAATAACAACCTCGTacattaaaagaaaagagaaggaagTGAATAGGTAGATCACCTTTTTGGCAGATTTCCCTCCCAATGTCTGTATACTCTGATGAACTATATATTCACTATCAACCACTCCCACATTTTTCGTGCGGTCACCCTGTAAGAATGCAAACCGTCATCAGATCCCTAAGGAAACATGTCAACCAAACCCCATTACAGAGAggatatctctctctctctctctctctctctctctctctctctcacacacacacacacacacaaacacacacacacacacactctctctctctctctctctggtgaTAACTTTGCATAAAGATGCCATCATCCTGTAGCTTAAGCATTACAGCGACAGACTCAAACAAGCCACTTTGACTAGCCAGCACATCCAATTTTGCAGCAATAGAGAAGCAACACAAAAAAAACCAACTTCAACATTGTAAGAAGTGGCCATAATTTCCAATCCAAACAGGTAAGAAAAATTGGGAGTAACAGTAAAAAATGTTCTGCAGGTTTCATGTCCAGAAGAAACTGGATTCTTTTACATATTACATGGACATACACAAAAGTTCTTTTTAGTATAACAGTGCATATGTAATGAATAGATAAAAAGGAACATGAAGTTCATAACATTATCACGTCAAAACATTGTAGGATAACCCAATTTAATATCTCACCTGCGCACAATATCCCAGTTTCATGTCCATTCCCCATCCATGAACAAGATCACtctgcaaaaaaaaatgcaatgaagcAAAACTTTAGTAAATCGAAAGAAAAAACTAAAGTTTCAAAGCTTAATAAAAACGGCTTATATCATCCATCTCTGCTCACAATAGCAGCCAAAATGGGAAaccaggaaaaataaaaataggccTAAGAAAAAGTAAAAGACACAGTAAAATTCCTAGTCACCTGTTTCAACACACAAATTACTCAAAGAATTATATGAACCTTGACAAGACAAACACAGACTCATAAATTGCTTAACATTAGGAGGACACAATCTAAAACAATCATTAGAATTAGTTCTTTTTCTCAACAtgaaaaaaggacaaaaagCCACAGCCACAGCCACAAGTATAACATAATTCACATGCATACCAAGATAAATCATTAGATTCTCAACGACAGACTGCCACAAAGCTATGAATTACCGTGTCAAAATATGTTGAAGTAAAACCTATACCAAGcagatgaattttttaaaatatctcACCTGTATTAGGTGCCAGGAACAATGCCACGCAGCTCTTGAAAAGACAGGAGCCATTCCTTCCACGAACCTGCAAAATTGAACCAATTAATTCAACTTCAACCTGAACAATTCGTAAAAACCTTCTTGATAGAAGCATACCAAATAAACCAATACACATTCGTACTCATAAATTAGTAAACAAGTGAGAATACTGGCTAATTGCAAGATAGCAATTGGTGAAGACAGCTAAAAAAATTACCCAGCACATGGTGGCCCATCACTTGCATCCGAACATTTCGTACTGCCTCTGGTTTCATAGACTCTTCTGCATTAAGTTAAAGCATTAGCACCTTTAAAGGCATCTACAAGGTGAATTTAGCATCATATCACAGCGATTATTGAACTCACTGGTGAAACTTCTTTGATCTCTGTCGTATTGTAATTCTATGATGTATACCAGTAGAATTAGGGTCTAAAGCTGGCTGAGATATTTCCAGTCCTTCTGCCTTTACAATCTCCAAGTAtctaagaagaaaaaagaaatgcaagtAAAAACCAACTCGATATACCTTTTTTAAGGTCACAGGCATTGCTCAAAGAACACCAAGAACATCATACAACTACAGCGCAGCCTAAATTTGAAAACAATGGATTCTCCCATCCCCTGCAATGCTATAATCCGAACTTTGCTGTATTACACATTTGAAGTCTTCACTCCAAAAATAGTTAATTAGAAACATCTAAGTAGAAGTCAAATGAATCTTATGCAGACTGAAGCAAGACCATAGTTCGCAGGAAGAGGAGAGGAGTTAAGCATTGCTCATCCCTATATGCAAGAAGCATATGTGGCACTGACAGAGAGGGAAAGCATTTAAAAATGTTTCCACAAACAAAAGTGATGGAAATTTTTAGTAAATAGAGTTTAAGAACCAAAGGAAAATGGGTCTAGTGATCCTAAAAGATAGGTGATAGATGCCCATTCTACAAAGAAAGCACAAAAGATGCTCGCCggctgtttttgttttcttcctcTCAGGATCAGAGGAAGGGGGGGAAAACACAAACCTCTCTTGGGATGCCCATTCTACAAAGAAAGCACAAAAGATACTGCATGAGTAACTACTGTACCTTCTTGGGCAGAAATGCTCCACCCCAAGATCTTCATCCCACAAGAATATGTAATCATAAGCAGATACAACAGCTGGGTGTAAGAAGCGCTTTGCAAACCACCTGAAATCCCATGAGATGCTTAACTGAGAACTACAAAAAAGAACTTTTATGCAAATTCTCCTTTGCTACATATTCTATATAAAAGACCATGGAATCAGAAATTCAAAGTTCAACCGGCAAAATATCAGGATCAAAAGAgcttctttattattattagtactACTACCACAACTACAACTACTACGACGACGCCAGGATTGGAAGAGGCAGTCTATCTATACCCTTAATCCGGAGATTTAATCCTATTCTTTTCAGCCTCTTCAAGTTTCTGTATACACCACAAGGTTGCACAAACTATAAATAGTGCTAATAAGTTGGACAGAGGAAGCCATTTAATGATCAACTAGGTCCAAGTCTCACTGAACTGATACGTAGATGTTATTTGAGGCAACACTGGAGGCATAAATCATCAGCAAGGTTTGGCATGAAAACTACAATCTTTGGTCCAGTAAATACCACAATTAACACTCAACAATTTCTAGCACTTAATGGGTAGAACAATTGTATCTCTTATTTGCTACAATGCTCTATTAGGAAACACTTCATTATGAGCATCCTCACCATTTGGTTTGGTTGAAGGCAACCATATGTATTGCCTTCTTACTCCATTCAAGGTTCCACCAACCATCCACATTGCCATCATAGTGGAAAAGAACAATTGTAAAATTCTCTGGAAGAAACTGAATACAAAAACATAAGTTAATAAATATATCCAGAGAGTTTAAACTTCTAGGAATCAAGCACCAACAAAATGTAATACCTTTTGTACGATTCTATCAACATTGTGCTTCTGCTTAATACCAACTGGAATAGCCAATAAGCACTGAGAACTGGGAGTATTGAGCTGCAAATATATAGGATGTTCAGCATAGAAAGAGCTTAAGCACATGAATAATGACCAGTTTATGATAAATCAAGCGGTCATAATTTAGAAGAAATAGGAAATACTGAATTATAGTTCAAGAATAATTACCTCTTTTCTTGAACTATCGCTTGACCATAGAGGCTTTAACTCTAGATCCGATCTGGCCTCAATGATGCCACGAGGTAATGCATTCAAACTCGTAGTAGGTATACCAGAATCCTAGAAAAAGCACCAAACAGATCTCATTAAGTTAATAAACTTCAAGGAAATTCCAACTGCTAATGCAATGATGCAACACAACCATCAAGTGCAAGCAACTGAAAAGAATTGCATGACGTATGCCAAAGTTTATACCTTTAGCATAAAAAAAGGCCTTAATCTTGACTCCATCTGATAAGGAAAGGGGAAACAGGGAGTGAGTAAGTGCACAGGAAAGGGAACATGAAAACTGAACACAGGTGGTCCTTAGCTGTAAAGATTCTATAGAAGTAAAACTGAGTTTACGACAAAACAAAGTATGTAATATTAGCATCCAGGTTGGTacaaaatatgcaatttgaaatgaacaGGAGAGCAAGAAGTTGATCATTGCAACTCTTAATTCACataaatttttcaattaaattttttatcCAGAACAGAGAATTAGAAATTGCAATATGATTAGGTTCACATAGGTTCATCCTCGAGCTTATAGCACCACCAAATTATGCTTGTGCTGTGGGTGGTTGCTTTGAATTATGGCAGTGATGGTTTAAACTCATTTAAGCCACCATCTCTACATACCTCTGTTTGTCGGTACTGATAATTGGTGGTCCTATACACCACGAACAACATTAATGTACAGATAACTACCATAAATGGCAGTGGTTTCATCTTTGCTCCACATGTTCCCTGCATCACCACTTCATTAGTTTAACACTTGTGATATTCTTACATAGTCATCAAAGCACAATGCTCAAGTAATCTGTAATCACATCTACCCAGCTTATGGTGAATTGAACAGAAGTGTATGGATCATAGAACCAACCCCATCAAATATAGCGAGCCTTTTTTTCAGCAGCCACCACCATGGTTTAGATGCCCTCATAGGCAACTATTACTTTTAAAGAATCTCATAACAAACTGCAAGAAATGCATATCAAGCTGAAGGATCAATGGAAGAAAATAGAAGCCAAAAAACACAGCACAACTTTTAACTCAGTTACAATAACTAAAGACATTCCATTCTCCTTCTACATCAAACGATTGCACTTCTCAAAACAATCAATCGCCCAAATTTGCAAGATGGTATATCACGTAAACTCAAACCCTTTAACACAGCTTACAGTCAAATTAGAACAATTAAGAACCACAAAGGGAGGAATGGCAATTCAAGAAATAACCAGAAACACATGAATAATGTCCTTAATTATTCCTCCCTACCTTTGCATGTCTTTATTTATTCAAGCTGCAAAAAGAGCCCAAAATTATCCAAATTTGCATCTAAATTTCTTTCCAAGCCTACAATGTGTTTCAATGTTCACGAGGCAATTCTAGTCAAACTGTTTGCAAGACAACTTTGTTCTGCAGGCTGAACAACAAGCTCGCATGGACGTTTGAAAGGGGGGAGGGCAGAAATACATTACCCCGGGCATTATCTTTACCACTTACCAAGAGGCAGCAAAAATGTTCCAAACTGTTCAGCCTAAATGGATGTTCAAGTGTATTGATCTCAAAGATCAAAACGTGGCAGGGACATAATCAATTGACTATCTTCTCTTGTTTTTAATCTTGTGTTTTATTGCTTAAGTTTTCAACTTTCGTCGGACCGCTTCCAATTTTGCtatttcaattgaaaaaaaaaaaccttcaaaTAACAAAGATATATATTTGCCCTTTTATTATTTGCCTCCTACACGGCTAATAAAATAAGATGATACTACTACcacggaggaggaggaggaggagggactAGTATTAAgcagggaaaagaaaaatgaacacGTAGCACAAACGCAGCAAAAATGAAGCGTTTAAATTCAATATTAAGCCATCTTTCTATGAAGACGTTTAATAAATTTGAGTGATCAGTATATAACACATTTGTAGCTAGCTTCCAGTAAAGGAAGCACCAAGTAGATGATGGAAAACATTTCA containing:
- the LOC113725944 gene encoding uncharacterized protein isoform X2 — encoded protein: MRASKPWWWLLKKRLAIFDGGTCGAKMKPLPFMVVICTLMLFVVYRTTNYQYRQTEMESRLRPFFMLKDSGIPTTSLNALPRGIIEARSDLELKPLWSSDSSRKELNTPSSQCLLAIPVGIKQKHNVDRIVQKFLPENFTIVLFHYDGNVDGWWNLEWSKKAIHMVAFNQTKWWFAKRFLHPAVVSAYDYIFLWDEDLGVEHFCPRRYLEIVKAEGLEISQPALDPNSTGIHHRITIRQRSKKFHQRVYETRGSTKCSDASDGPPCAGFVEGMAPVFSRAAWHCSWHLIQSDLVHGWGMDMKLGYCAQGDRTKNVGVVDSEYIVHQSIQTLGGKSAKKVIYLFTSFSFLLMYEVVISWHGYTYATILHATAHINTKSLTFLILFRGRKFWSLISYFIIDISLLRCLNCS
- the LOC113725944 gene encoding uncharacterized protein isoform X5 translates to MKPLPFMVVICTLMLFVVYRTTNYQYRQTEMESRLRPFFMLKDSGIPTTSLNALPRGIIEARSDLELKPLWSSDSSRKELNTPSSQCLLAIPVGIKQKHNVDRIVQKFLPENFTIVLFHYDGNVDGWWNLEWSKKAIHMVAFNQTKWWFAKRFLHPAVVSAYDYIFLWDEDLGVEHFCPRRYLEIVKAEGLEISQPALDPNSTGIHHRITIRQRSKKFHQRVYETRGSTKCSDASDGPPCAGFVEGMAPVFSRAAWHCSWHLIQSDLVHGWGMDMKLGYCAQGDRTKNVGVVDSEYIVHQSIQTLGGKSAKKTSIAGGSTKRHEVDVRSEVRHWITDVLLSSVRRQSTSELQTFEDRWERAIKEDRYWVDPYKGSQRRRRRYSRRRHHKA
- the LOC113725944 gene encoding uncharacterized protein isoform X4, yielding MRASKPWWWLLKKRLAIFDGGTCGAKMKPLPFMVVICTLMLFVVYRTTNYQYRQTEDSGIPTTSLNALPRGIIEARSDLELKPLWSSDSSRKELNTPSSQCLLAIPVGIKQKHNVDRIVQKFLPENFTIVLFHYDGNVDGWWNLEWSKKAIHMVAFNQTKWWFAKRFLHPAVVSAYDYIFLWDEDLGVEHFCPRRYLEIVKAEGLEISQPALDPNSTGIHHRITIRQRSKKFHQRVYETRGSTKCSDASDGPPCAGFVEGMAPVFSRAAWHCSWHLIQSDLVHGWGMDMKLGYCAQGDRTKNVGVVDSEYIVHQSIQTLGGKSAKKTSIAGGSTKRHEVDVRSEVRHWITDVLLSSVRRQSTSELQTFEDRWERAIKEDRYWVDPYKGSQRRRRRYSRRRHHKA
- the LOC113725944 gene encoding uncharacterized protein isoform X1, giving the protein MRASKPWWWLLKKRLAIFDGGTCGAKMKPLPFMVVICTLMLFVVYRTTNYQYRQTEMESRLRPFFMLKDSGIPTTSLNALPRGIIEARSDLELKPLWSSDSSRKELNTPSSQCLLAIPVGIKQKHNVDRIVQKFLPENFTIVLFHYDGNVDGWWNLEWSKKAIHMVAFNQTKWWFAKRFLHPAVVSAYDYIFLWDEDLGVEHFCPRRYLEIVKAEGLEISQPALDPNSTGIHHRITIRQRSKKFHQRVYETRGSTKCSDASDGPPCAGFVEGMAPVFSRAAWHCSWHLIQSDLVHGWGMDMKLGYCAQGDRTKNVGVVDSEYIVHQSIQTLGGKSAKKTSIAGGSTKRHEVDVRSEVRHWITDVLLSSVRRQSTSELQTFEDRWERAIKEDRYWVDPYKGSQRRRRRYSRRRHHKA
- the LOC113725944 gene encoding uncharacterized protein isoform X3: MRASKPWWWLLKKRLAIFDGGTCGAKMKPLPFMVVICTLMLFVVYRTTNYQYRQTEMESRLRPFFMLKDSGIPTTSLNALPRGIIEARSDLELKPLWSSDSSRKELNTPSSQCLLAIPVGIKQKHNVDRIVQKFLPENFTIVLFHYDGNVDGWWNLEWSKKAIHMVAFNQTKWWFAKRFLHPAVVSAYDYIFLWDEDLGVEHFCPRRYLEIVKAEGLEISQPALDPNSTGIHHRITIRQRSKKFHQRVYETRGSTKCSDASDGPPCAGFVEGMAPVFSRAAWHCSWHLIQSDLVHGWGMDMKLGYCAQGDRTKNVGVVDSEYIVHQSIQTLGGKSAKKTSIAGGSTKRHEVDVRSEVRRQSTSELQTFEDRWERAIKEDRYWVDPYKGSQRRRRRYSRRRHHKA
- the LOC113725944 gene encoding uncharacterized protein isoform X6, translating into MKPLPFMVVICTLMLFVVYRTTNYQYRQTEDSGIPTTSLNALPRGIIEARSDLELKPLWSSDSSRKELNTPSSQCLLAIPVGIKQKHNVDRIVQKFLPENFTIVLFHYDGNVDGWWNLEWSKKAIHMVAFNQTKWWFAKRFLHPAVVSAYDYIFLWDEDLGVEHFCPRRYLEIVKAEGLEISQPALDPNSTGIHHRITIRQRSKKFHQRVYETRGSTKCSDASDGPPCAGFVEGMAPVFSRAAWHCSWHLIQSDLVHGWGMDMKLGYCAQGDRTKNVGVVDSEYIVHQSIQTLGGKSAKKTSIAGGSTKRHEVDVRSEVRHWITDVLLSSVRRQSTSELQTFEDRWERAIKEDRYWVDPYKGSQRRRRRYSRRRHHKA